A single window of Acanthopagrus latus isolate v.2019 chromosome 1, fAcaLat1.1, whole genome shotgun sequence DNA harbors:
- the si:dkey-246e1.3 gene encoding uncharacterized protein si:dkey-246e1.3, with the protein MEAHGSNMSGAQQDRAMTADSLHPNGTAALGLYDQEMNSAQLEFKVFNIVIIVLAFCILTITGLYCIIVCYNRSRQSKRAHVYESAVTQGESLDPVAVRAVKRSTSFINPLAFFRKPEAAKDNSRIYYIYSNPLPVGLKEEEEEWRTKALQGPEKQTAPSLPLSFQEYASDPTSGVVLDPPIFYMQL; encoded by the exons ATGGAAGCCCATGGCAGCAACATGAGTGGAGCCCAGCAGGACCGAGCAATGACAGCGGACAGCCTCCACCCGAACGGGACGGCAGCGTTGGGTCTATATGACCAGGAGATGAACTCAGCTCAGTTGG AATTCAAAGTGTTTAACATTGTTATCATCGTCCTGGCCTTCTGTATTCTCACCATCACTGGCCTGTACTGCATCATTGTCTGCTACAACCGCAGCAG GCAGTCAAAGAGAGCCCATGTGTATGAGAGTGCAGTGACCCAAGGCGAGTCACTGGACCCTGTGGCGGTCAGAGCGGTGAAGAGGTCGACCAGCTTCATCAACCCTCTGGCCTTCTTCAGGAAACCGGAGGCAGCAAAGGACAACTCCAGGATCTATTACATCTACAGTAACCCTCTGCCTGTGGgtctgaaagaggaagaggaggagtggaggaccAAAGCCCTGCAGGGACCAGAGAAGCAAACTGCACCGTCGCTGCCACTGTCGTTTCAGGAGTACGCCAGTGACCCTACAAGTGGCGTCGTCCTGGACCCTCCCATCTTTTACATGCAGCTCTGA
- the xpnpep1 gene encoding xaa-Pro aminopeptidase 1 isoform X1, translated as MSPKITGELLRQLRQAMRNCKYFSEPIQAYIVPSGDAHQSEYIAPCDCRREFICGFNGSAGTAIVTEKHAAMWTDGRYFLQASQQMDNNWTLMKMGLKETPSQEDWLISVLPENSKVGVDPWIIAADQWKNMSKALSGAGHSLVAVQDNLIDAVWTDRPERPSTQLRALGQDYTGMTWQDKITALRAKMTERKITWFVATALDEIAWLFNLRGADIEYNPVFFAYAIVGMNTIRLFVDLKRLSDPALRDHLQLDSPSKPELSIQTFPYESVYTELQAICATQGPKDKVWICDKASCALTQVIPKAHRSAIPYTPLCLAKAVKNATEIQGMKMAHIKDAVALCELFAWLEKEIPKGNVTEISAADKAEELRSQQKDFVGLSFPTISSVGPNGAIIHYRPLPETNRTLSLNEVYLIDSGAQYIDGTTDVTRTMHFGTPSAFEKECFTYVLKGHIAVSAAVFPNGTKGHLLDSFARAALWDSGLDYLHGTGHGVGCFLNVHEGPCGISYKTFADEPLEAGMIVSDEPGYYEDGSFGIRIENVVLVVPTKPKYNYRNRGSLTFEPLTLVPIQVKMMSTELLTQKERDWVNEYHRKCREVVGAELERQGRKDALEWLIRETQPIA; from the exons ATGTCCCCAAAGATCACAGGAGAGCTGCTCAGGCAGCTTCGCCAGGCCATGAGGAATTGTAAATATTTCTCTGAGCCCATACAGGCATACATCGTCCCTTCTGGAGATGCACACCAG AGTGAGTACATCGCACCGTGTGACTGCAGGCGTGAATTCATATGCGGATTTAATGGCTCTGCAG GCACAGCCATCGTCACAGAGAAGCACGCTGCCATGTGGACTGATGGGCGATATTTCCTCCAGGCCAGTCAGCAGATGGACAACAACTGGACCCTCATGAAGATGG GGCTGAAGGAGACACCCTCTCAGGAGGACTGGCTGATCAGCGTCCTGCCAGAGAACTCCAAAGTGGGGGTCGATCCTTGGATCATCGCTGCCG ATCAGTGGAAGAACATGTCCAAGGCGCTGTCCGGTGCCGGCCACTCTCTGGTGGCAGTGCAGGATAACCTTATCGATGCGGTGTGGACGGACCGCCCAGAAAGACCCAGCACACAACTCCGCGCCCTAGGACAAGACTACACCG gtatgACCTGGCAAGACAAGATCACAGCGCTGCGAGCCAAGATGACTGAGAGGAAAATCACCTGGTTTGTTGCCACAGCGTTGGACGAGATTGCGT gGCTTTTTAACCTCCGTGGTGCAGACATTGAGTACAACCCAGTTTTTTTCGCCTATGCCATCGTGGGAATGAACACGATAAG gctTTTTGTGGACCTGAAGCGTCTCTCTGACCCCGCCTTGAGAGACCATCTGCAGCTCGACTCCCCCAGCAAGCCCGAGCTCAGCATCCAGACGTTCCCGTACGAGTCGGTCTACACCGAGCTGCAGGCCATCTGCGCCACACAGGGCCCCAAGGACAAAGTGTGGATCTGTGACAAGGCCAGTTGTGCTCTCACACAGGTCATCCCCAAG GCCCACAGGAGTGCAATTCCCTACACTCCACTCTGCCTAGCCAAGGCAGTGAAGAACGCCACTGAGATTCAAGGCATGAAAATGGCCCAT ATCAAGGATGCAGTTGCCCTCTGTGAACTCTTTGCCTGGTTGGAAAAGGAG ATTCCAAAAGGCAACGTGACAGAGATCTCTGCTGCTGATAAGGCAGAAGAATTACGCAG TCAACAGAAAGATTTTGTTGGTCTTAGTTTCCCCACGATTTCCAGCGTTGGTCCTAACGGGGCGATCATACATTACAG ACCATTGCCTGAAACCAACAGAACCCTCTCCTTGAATGAAGTTTACCTAATTGACTCAGGAGCTCAATACAT TGATGGAACCACAGACGTCACACGCACCATGCACTTTGGGACACCGTCTGCTTTCGAGAAG GAATGCTTTACCTATGTGCTCAAAGGACACatagctgtcagtgctgctgttttccCCAATGGAACGAAAG GCCACCTGTTGGATTCGTTTGCCCGCGCAGCTCTGTGGGATTCAGGGCTGGACTATCTTCACGGTACGGGCCACGGCGTGGGCTGCTTCCTCAACGTCCATGAGGGGCCCTGCGGCATCAGCTACAAAACCTTCGCTGATGAACCTCTGGAGGCCGGCATGATCGTCAGTGATG AACCTGGGTACTATGAAGACGGATCTTTTGGTATTCGTATTGAAAACGTGGTCCTTGTTGTACCAACTAAGCCCAAA TACAACTACAGAAACCgaggcagtctgacatttgagCCGCTCACTCTGGTTCCTATCCAAGTCAAGATGATGAGCACTGAGCTGCTCACTCAGAAGGAG CGGGACTGGGTGAACGAGTACCACAGGAAGTGCCGGGAGGTGGTCggagcagagctggagaggcAGGGCAGGAAGGACGCGCTGGAGTGGCTGATCAGAGAGACCCAGCCGATCGCCTGA
- the xpnpep1 gene encoding xaa-Pro aminopeptidase 1 isoform X2 produces the protein MPSQESGTAMSPKITGELLRQLRQAMRNCKYFSEPIQAYIVPSGDAHQSEYIAPCDCRREFICGFNGSAGTAIVTEKHAAMWTDGRYFLQASQQMDNNWTLMKMGLKETPSQEDWLISVLPENSKVGVDPWIIAADQWKNMSKALSGAGHSLVAVQDNLIDAVWTDRPERPSTQLRALGQDYTGMTWQDKITALRAKMTERKITWFVATALDEIAWLFNLRGADIEYNPVFFAYAIVGMNTIRLFVDLKRLSDPALRDHLQLDSPSKPELSIQTFPYESVYTELQAICATQGPKDKVWICDKASCALTQVIPKAHRSAIPYTPLCLAKAVKNATEIQGMKMAHIKDAVALCELFAWLEKEIPKGNVTEISAADKAEELRSQQKDFVGLSFPTISSVGPNGAIIHYRPLPETNRTLSLNEVYLIDSGAQYIDGTTDVTRTMHFGTPSAFEKECFTYVLKGHIAVSAAVFPNGTKGHLLDSFARAALWDSGLDYLHGTGHGVGCFLNVHEGPCGISYKTFADEPLEAGMIVSDEPGYYEDGSFGIRIENVVLVVPTKPKYNYRNRGSLTFEPLTLVPIQVKMMSTELLTQKERDWVNEYHRKCREVVGAELERQGRKDALEWLIRETQPIA, from the exons ATGCCTTCCCAAGAGTCAG gcACAGCTATGTCCCCAAAGATCACAGGAGAGCTGCTCAGGCAGCTTCGCCAGGCCATGAGGAATTGTAAATATTTCTCTGAGCCCATACAGGCATACATCGTCCCTTCTGGAGATGCACACCAG AGTGAGTACATCGCACCGTGTGACTGCAGGCGTGAATTCATATGCGGATTTAATGGCTCTGCAG GCACAGCCATCGTCACAGAGAAGCACGCTGCCATGTGGACTGATGGGCGATATTTCCTCCAGGCCAGTCAGCAGATGGACAACAACTGGACCCTCATGAAGATGG GGCTGAAGGAGACACCCTCTCAGGAGGACTGGCTGATCAGCGTCCTGCCAGAGAACTCCAAAGTGGGGGTCGATCCTTGGATCATCGCTGCCG ATCAGTGGAAGAACATGTCCAAGGCGCTGTCCGGTGCCGGCCACTCTCTGGTGGCAGTGCAGGATAACCTTATCGATGCGGTGTGGACGGACCGCCCAGAAAGACCCAGCACACAACTCCGCGCCCTAGGACAAGACTACACCG gtatgACCTGGCAAGACAAGATCACAGCGCTGCGAGCCAAGATGACTGAGAGGAAAATCACCTGGTTTGTTGCCACAGCGTTGGACGAGATTGCGT gGCTTTTTAACCTCCGTGGTGCAGACATTGAGTACAACCCAGTTTTTTTCGCCTATGCCATCGTGGGAATGAACACGATAAG gctTTTTGTGGACCTGAAGCGTCTCTCTGACCCCGCCTTGAGAGACCATCTGCAGCTCGACTCCCCCAGCAAGCCCGAGCTCAGCATCCAGACGTTCCCGTACGAGTCGGTCTACACCGAGCTGCAGGCCATCTGCGCCACACAGGGCCCCAAGGACAAAGTGTGGATCTGTGACAAGGCCAGTTGTGCTCTCACACAGGTCATCCCCAAG GCCCACAGGAGTGCAATTCCCTACACTCCACTCTGCCTAGCCAAGGCAGTGAAGAACGCCACTGAGATTCAAGGCATGAAAATGGCCCAT ATCAAGGATGCAGTTGCCCTCTGTGAACTCTTTGCCTGGTTGGAAAAGGAG ATTCCAAAAGGCAACGTGACAGAGATCTCTGCTGCTGATAAGGCAGAAGAATTACGCAG TCAACAGAAAGATTTTGTTGGTCTTAGTTTCCCCACGATTTCCAGCGTTGGTCCTAACGGGGCGATCATACATTACAG ACCATTGCCTGAAACCAACAGAACCCTCTCCTTGAATGAAGTTTACCTAATTGACTCAGGAGCTCAATACAT TGATGGAACCACAGACGTCACACGCACCATGCACTTTGGGACACCGTCTGCTTTCGAGAAG GAATGCTTTACCTATGTGCTCAAAGGACACatagctgtcagtgctgctgttttccCCAATGGAACGAAAG GCCACCTGTTGGATTCGTTTGCCCGCGCAGCTCTGTGGGATTCAGGGCTGGACTATCTTCACGGTACGGGCCACGGCGTGGGCTGCTTCCTCAACGTCCATGAGGGGCCCTGCGGCATCAGCTACAAAACCTTCGCTGATGAACCTCTGGAGGCCGGCATGATCGTCAGTGATG AACCTGGGTACTATGAAGACGGATCTTTTGGTATTCGTATTGAAAACGTGGTCCTTGTTGTACCAACTAAGCCCAAA TACAACTACAGAAACCgaggcagtctgacatttgagCCGCTCACTCTGGTTCCTATCCAAGTCAAGATGATGAGCACTGAGCTGCTCACTCAGAAGGAG CGGGACTGGGTGAACGAGTACCACAGGAAGTGCCGGGAGGTGGTCggagcagagctggagaggcAGGGCAGGAAGGACGCGCTGGAGTGGCTGATCAGAGAGACCCAGCCGATCGCCTGA